In Amycolatopsis sp. EV170708-02-1, the following are encoded in one genomic region:
- a CDS encoding M14 family metallopeptidase: protein MAVAIAAVAAFTIPVAASPATADQQAEDAQVQIYEIFGTGTSQQRTQISRLGVDVLGSAGGTTTFIGEARDAAKIRSLGYRVEQRGVVDRSEKPTTNAINDFPPSDSGFHNYAEVTTELRNAQSNFGSIARLSSVGNSYQGRALNMLKISDNVGTDENEPEVLFTCNQHAREHLTTEMCLRIVNRFTQGYASDPAIKRFVDSVEIYVIPNVNPDGSEYDISGGSYKYWRKNRQGNGTDPNRNWAYNWGCCGGSSGSTTSETYRGPSAFSAPETRAVSNFVNSRKIGGVQQIKASIDFHTYSELVLWPFGFTYNDTAPGMTAAEAQRFQTLGRQLAATNGYTPQQSSDLYITDGTIDDWMWGTHKILSFTFEMYPRGSNPGFYPPDEVIVRETTRNDKAVDLLLNTAIG, encoded by the coding sequence ATGGCCGTGGCGATCGCGGCCGTGGCGGCGTTCACCATCCCGGTCGCCGCGAGTCCGGCGACCGCCGACCAGCAGGCCGAGGACGCGCAGGTCCAGATCTACGAGATCTTCGGCACCGGGACTTCCCAGCAGCGCACCCAGATCTCCCGGCTGGGCGTCGACGTCCTCGGCTCCGCGGGCGGCACGACCACGTTCATCGGCGAGGCGCGCGACGCGGCGAAGATCCGTTCGCTCGGCTACCGCGTCGAGCAGCGCGGCGTGGTCGACCGGTCGGAGAAGCCCACCACCAACGCGATCAACGACTTCCCGCCGTCGGACTCCGGCTTCCACAACTACGCCGAGGTGACGACCGAACTCCGCAACGCCCAGTCGAACTTCGGCTCGATCGCGCGGCTGAGCAGCGTCGGCAACTCGTATCAGGGCCGGGCGCTGAACATGCTGAAGATCAGCGACAACGTCGGCACCGACGAGAACGAGCCCGAGGTCCTGTTCACCTGCAACCAGCACGCCCGCGAACACCTCACCACCGAGATGTGCCTGCGGATCGTGAACCGGTTCACCCAGGGCTACGCCTCCGACCCGGCGATCAAACGGTTCGTCGACAGTGTCGAGATCTACGTGATCCCGAACGTCAACCCCGACGGCTCGGAGTACGACATCTCCGGAGGCAGCTACAAGTACTGGCGCAAGAACCGGCAGGGCAACGGCACCGACCCCAACCGCAACTGGGCCTACAACTGGGGCTGCTGCGGCGGTTCGTCGGGCTCGACCACCAGCGAGACCTACCGCGGCCCGTCGGCGTTCTCCGCCCCCGAGACCCGCGCGGTGTCGAACTTCGTCAACTCGCGCAAGATCGGCGGCGTCCAGCAGATCAAGGCGAGCATCGACTTCCACACCTACTCGGAGCTCGTGCTGTGGCCGTTCGGCTTCACCTACAACGACACCGCACCCGGCATGACGGCGGCCGAGGCCCAGCGGTTCCAGACGCTGGGACGGCAGCTGGCGGCGACCAACGGCTACACGCCGCAGCAGTCGAGCGACCTGTACATCACCGACGGGACGATCGACGACTGGATGTGGGGCACCCACAAGATCCTGAGCTTCACCTTCGAGATGTACCCGCGGGGTTCGAACCCCGGCTTCTACCCGCCCGACGAGGTGATCGTCCGGGAGACCACGCGTAACGACAAGGCCGTGGACCTCCTGCTGAACACCGCCATCGGCTGA
- a CDS encoding gamma carbonic anhydrase family protein, with amino-acid sequence MPMFEFEGQRPQVDPEAWIAPTATLIGDVVVEKGASVWYGAVLRADFGKIVIREGANVQDNSVIHVNGGVTEVGKNATVGHQCLVHDCTVGEQALIGNGSTVLDKAQIGAKALVAAGATVTPGMVIPPETVAMGSPAKKHVPLDGTARGWVEHNAVIYQELARRHAESVKPID; translated from the coding sequence ATGCCGATGTTCGAATTCGAGGGACAGCGTCCCCAGGTGGATCCCGAAGCGTGGATCGCCCCCACCGCCACCCTGATCGGTGACGTCGTCGTCGAGAAGGGCGCCTCTGTCTGGTACGGCGCCGTGCTGCGCGCCGACTTCGGGAAGATCGTCATCCGAGAGGGCGCCAACGTCCAGGACAACTCGGTCATCCACGTCAACGGCGGCGTGACCGAGGTCGGCAAGAACGCCACCGTCGGGCACCAGTGCCTCGTGCACGACTGCACGGTCGGCGAGCAGGCCCTGATCGGCAACGGCTCGACCGTGCTCGACAAGGCGCAGATCGGCGCGAAGGCGCTGGTCGCCGCCGGCGCCACGGTGACGCCCGGGATGGTCATCCCGCCGGAGACGGTCGCGATGGGCAGCCCGGCGAAGAAGCACGTCCCGCTCGACGGCACCGCCCGCGGCTGGGTCGAGCACAACGCGGTGATCTATCAGGAGCTGGCACGCCGTCACGCGGAAAGCGTGAAGCCGATCGATTGA
- a CDS encoding uL11 family ribosomal protein — MAPKSKKKTHQATLELTAGNAPVVDLGKTLGQTGVNLVEVKKAYDAATAAQRGDIVPVVVSVFEDRSFELRLKTPPASFLIKKALGGKGSGRPGHEVAGKLTQEQLREIAERKLPDLNTGDVEAAMRTIAGTARSMGVAIEEP; from the coding sequence ATGGCACCGAAGTCGAAGAAGAAAACCCACCAGGCGACCCTCGAGCTGACCGCCGGCAACGCGCCGGTGGTCGACCTCGGGAAGACGCTCGGGCAGACCGGCGTGAACCTCGTCGAGGTCAAGAAGGCCTACGACGCGGCGACGGCGGCGCAGCGCGGCGACATCGTCCCGGTGGTCGTGTCGGTGTTCGAGGACCGGTCCTTCGAACTTCGGCTGAAGACCCCGCCGGCGTCGTTCCTCATCAAGAAGGCCTTGGGCGGCAAGGGATCCGGCCGCCCTGGGCATGAGGTCGCCGGGAAGCTGACCCAGGAGCAGCTGCGCGAAATCGCCGAGCGGAAACTGCCGGACCTCAACACCGGCGACGTCGAAGCGGCCATGCGCACGATCGCGGGCACCGCCCGCTCGATGGGCGTCGCGATCGAAGAACCGTGA
- the glyA gene encoding serine hydroxymethyltransferase, with translation MTHQPELSALAATDPQIAGLVEDEAKRQHDKIRLIASENYVSQAVLEATGTVLTNKYSEGYAGKRYYEGQQLIDQVENLAIERAKAVFGVDHANVQPYSGSPANLAVYLAFAQPGDTVLGMALPDGGHLTHGWSVSATGKWFTPVRYGVRKETGRVDLDQVRELALKHRPKLIFAGGTAIPRTIDFPAFAEIAREVDAVLVADIAHIAGLVAGGAHPSPVGHAQVITTTTHKTLRGPRGAMILSDADHAKAVDKAVFPGLQGGPHNHTTAAIAVALGEAQKPEFSAYAHRIVANARALAEALVERGYDLVSGGTDNHLLLIDLTNKNVPGKPAAQALDRAGIELNYNTVPFDPRKPFDPSGIRLGTSAITTRGLEPEHQVKVAEWIDRTITAAAGEEQSALDTIAAEIREFLAPFPIPGYSA, from the coding sequence ATGACACACCAGCCCGAACTTTCCGCGCTCGCCGCCACCGACCCGCAGATCGCGGGGCTCGTGGAGGACGAGGCGAAGCGTCAGCACGACAAGATCCGCCTGATCGCGTCCGAGAACTACGTTTCCCAGGCCGTGCTCGAAGCGACGGGCACCGTCCTCACCAACAAGTACTCCGAGGGCTACGCGGGCAAGCGGTACTACGAGGGCCAGCAGCTCATCGACCAGGTCGAGAACCTCGCCATCGAACGCGCGAAGGCCGTCTTCGGCGTCGACCACGCGAACGTCCAGCCGTACTCCGGCTCCCCGGCGAACCTCGCGGTGTACCTCGCTTTCGCGCAGCCGGGCGACACCGTGCTCGGCATGGCGCTGCCGGACGGCGGCCACCTCACGCACGGCTGGAGCGTGTCCGCGACCGGCAAGTGGTTCACCCCGGTCCGCTACGGCGTCCGCAAGGAGACCGGCCGCGTCGACCTCGACCAGGTCCGCGAACTCGCGCTGAAGCACCGGCCGAAGCTGATCTTCGCGGGCGGCACGGCGATCCCGCGCACCATCGACTTCCCGGCGTTCGCGGAGATCGCCCGCGAGGTCGACGCCGTGCTGGTCGCCGACATCGCGCATATCGCCGGGCTGGTCGCGGGCGGCGCGCACCCGTCGCCGGTCGGGCACGCGCAGGTCATCACAACGACCACGCACAAGACGCTGCGCGGCCCGCGCGGCGCGATGATCCTCTCCGACGCCGACCACGCGAAGGCCGTCGACAAGGCGGTGTTCCCCGGTCTGCAGGGCGGCCCGCACAACCACACCACCGCCGCGATCGCCGTCGCGCTGGGTGAGGCGCAGAAGCCGGAGTTCTCCGCGTACGCGCACCGCATCGTCGCCAACGCGCGGGCGCTGGCGGAGGCACTGGTCGAGCGGGGTTACGACCTCGTGTCCGGCGGCACCGACAACCACCTGCTGCTGATCGACCTGACGAACAAGAACGTGCCGGGCAAACCCGCCGCACAGGCGCTCGACCGCGCCGGGATCGAACTGAACTACAACACCGTGCCGTTCGACCCGCGCAAACCGTTCGACCCGTCCGGCATCCGGCTCGGCACCTCCGCGATCACCACCCGCGGGCTCGAGCCGGAGCACCAGGTCAAGGTGGCGGAGTGGATCGACCGCACGATCACCGCGGCGGCGGGCGAGGAACAGTCCGCTTTGGACACCATCGCCGCCGAGATCCGCGAGTTCCTGGCGCCGTTCCCGATCCCGGGCTACTCGGCGTAG
- a CDS encoding inorganic diphosphatase: protein MEFDVTIEIPKGERNKYEVDHKTGRIKLDRTLFTATQYPADYGFIDDTLGQDGDPLDVLVLVQEPTFPGCLIRCRAIGMFRMTDEKGPDDKVLAVPTNDPRLEHLRDIHHLNEFHKLEIQHFFEVYKDLEPGKSVEGSTWVGRSEAEAEIKRSLDRETDRLAKEAIDGPAAH from the coding sequence GTGGAATTCGACGTCACTATCGAAATCCCCAAGGGGGAGCGCAACAAGTACGAGGTGGACCACAAGACCGGTCGCATCAAGCTCGACCGGACGCTGTTCACCGCCACCCAGTACCCCGCCGACTACGGGTTCATCGACGACACCCTCGGTCAGGACGGCGACCCGCTCGACGTGCTGGTGCTCGTCCAGGAGCCGACCTTCCCGGGCTGCCTGATCCGGTGCCGCGCGATCGGCATGTTCCGGATGACCGACGAGAAGGGCCCGGACGACAAGGTCCTCGCGGTCCCGACGAACGACCCGCGGCTCGAGCACCTCCGCGACATCCACCACCTGAACGAGTTCCACAAGCTCGAGATCCAGCACTTCTTCGAGGTGTACAAGGACCTGGAGCCGGGCAAGAGCGTCGAGGGTTCGACCTGGGTCGGGCGTTCCGAGGCCGAGGCCGAGATCAAGCGTTCGCTCGACCGTGAGACCGACCGGCTGGCCAAGGAGGCCATCGACGGTCCGGCGGCTCACTAG
- the dacB gene encoding D-alanyl-D-alanine carboxypeptidase/D-alanyl-D-alanine-endopeptidase → MPENDAPMWPSDDKDSSSTEPKGPKGEGEATVWLPMTGLANGKTEELSVPKVTPESGSWFQPVVEVEEEPDVPVTPTPKWSAFEPATPVEPEAPKTVFVQPVQPQQADKPDWDQFDRRDQEPSRPEPRPEPPAQESPRRPEPARVEPPAPAPVPSATMHARPVRIEPAEERFDSEATVGIQKPEPPSQEPPAAETESAPAPKPKRKRKALLITTLVVVLLLAGMGGAAAMPKVSNRLGLPWAPNAPKGEIPKPAGVTRVLHGPDINGAGPTKEGLAAALAGPAGAPDLGTLTGTVVDAASGEVLWDKNSGTPLTPASTTKILVVAAALLSMEHGTQFSTKIVQGAEPGTVVLVAGGDPSLTALPLGTDSPLYPGAAHVDDLVAQVKKAVGGKISKVQLDISLFKGPTAAKGWDPEDTAAGNTYMAPVLPVMADGGRTDPKNDHAPRVANPAAALTQKIAGKLEAQAGGTTTAPKDAKVLGEVKSQPLTEFANSLLQLSDNLMADVLARQIALAKGAEPSFTGGATATMDVLKQAGFDLTGVQINDGSGLSDQNKIPAKVLGEILAVAAAPDGKDPRTPKLRPLLAGLPVAGGSGTLEKRYGDPASAAGRGWVRGKTGTLSGVNTLAGVVLDTDGRMLVFALMSSGSDQNKGRAALDVVAATLHKCGCR, encoded by the coding sequence GTGCCGGAAAACGATGCCCCGATGTGGCCGTCGGACGACAAGGACAGCTCATCCACCGAGCCCAAGGGCCCGAAGGGGGAGGGCGAGGCCACCGTCTGGCTGCCGATGACGGGGCTGGCGAACGGCAAGACCGAAGAGCTGTCAGTGCCGAAGGTCACACCCGAAAGTGGCTCCTGGTTCCAGCCCGTCGTCGAGGTGGAGGAGGAACCGGACGTTCCGGTGACCCCGACGCCGAAGTGGTCCGCGTTCGAGCCGGCGACGCCGGTCGAGCCCGAAGCGCCGAAGACGGTCTTCGTCCAGCCCGTCCAGCCGCAACAAGCGGACAAACCGGACTGGGATCAGTTCGACCGGCGTGACCAGGAGCCCTCGAGACCCGAGCCGCGGCCCGAGCCCCCGGCCCAGGAATCGCCGCGCCGTCCCGAGCCGGCCAGGGTCGAGCCGCCGGCGCCCGCGCCGGTCCCGTCCGCGACCATGCACGCGCGCCCGGTCCGCATCGAGCCCGCCGAAGAGCGCTTCGACTCCGAAGCGACCGTCGGGATCCAGAAGCCCGAGCCGCCGTCTCAGGAGCCCCCGGCCGCCGAGACGGAGTCCGCGCCCGCGCCGAAGCCGAAGCGCAAACGCAAGGCCCTGCTGATCACGACGCTGGTCGTCGTCCTGCTGCTCGCCGGGATGGGCGGCGCCGCCGCGATGCCGAAGGTGTCGAACCGGCTCGGCCTGCCCTGGGCGCCGAACGCGCCGAAGGGCGAGATCCCCAAGCCCGCCGGGGTCACCCGGGTCCTGCACGGGCCGGACATCAACGGCGCCGGGCCGACGAAGGAAGGGCTCGCGGCCGCGCTGGCCGGCCCCGCCGGTGCGCCGGATCTGGGCACGCTCACCGGCACCGTCGTGGACGCGGCGTCCGGCGAGGTCCTGTGGGACAAGAACTCCGGCACCCCGCTGACCCCGGCGTCGACCACGAAGATCCTCGTCGTCGCGGCCGCGCTGCTGTCGATGGAGCACGGGACGCAGTTCTCGACCAAGATCGTCCAGGGCGCGGAACCGGGCACGGTCGTCCTCGTCGCGGGCGGCGACCCCTCGCTGACCGCGCTGCCGCTGGGCACCGATTCGCCGCTGTACCCGGGCGCGGCGCACGTCGACGACCTCGTCGCCCAGGTCAAGAAGGCCGTCGGCGGCAAGATCTCCAAGGTCCAGCTGGACATCAGCCTGTTCAAGGGGCCGACGGCCGCGAAGGGCTGGGACCCGGAGGACACCGCCGCCGGGAACACCTACATGGCGCCGGTCCTCCCCGTGATGGCCGACGGCGGCCGCACCGACCCGAAGAACGACCACGCGCCCCGCGTCGCGAACCCGGCCGCCGCGCTGACCCAGAAGATCGCGGGGAAGCTCGAAGCCCAAGCCGGCGGCACGACGACGGCGCCGAAGGACGCGAAGGTGCTCGGCGAGGTCAAGTCGCAGCCGCTGACCGAGTTCGCGAACTCGCTGCTGCAGCTCTCGGACAACCTGATGGCCGACGTCCTCGCCCGCCAGATCGCACTCGCGAAGGGCGCCGAGCCGTCGTTCACCGGCGGCGCGACCGCGACGATGGACGTGCTCAAACAGGCCGGTTTCGATCTCACCGGGGTCCAGATCAACGACGGCAGCGGACTGTCCGACCAGAACAAGATCCCGGCCAAGGTGCTCGGCGAGATCCTCGCGGTCGCGGCGGCGCCGGACGGCAAGGACCCGAGGACGCCCAAGCTGCGGCCGCTGCTGGCCGGTCTCCCCGTCGCGGGTGGCAGCGGGACGCTGGAGAAACGCTACGGCGATCCGGCCTCGGCGGCGGGCCGGGGCTGGGTGCGCGGCAAGACCGGCACGCTGTCCGGGGTGAACACCCTCGCGGGCGTGGTGCTGGACACCGACGGCCGGATGCTGGTGTTCGCGCTGATGTCGTCCGGTTCGGACCAGAACAAGGGCAGGGCCGCGCTCGACGTCGTCGCGGCGACACTGCACAAATGCGGCTGCAGGTGA
- a CDS encoding zinc-dependent metalloprotease — protein sequence MVDWSLAASTGALLVRGGPVVDREEAEEAVAELRDLTSEAEGHVRELTGLGLDLPLLPAEVVDRPGWVRSAAAGLDALTGRALPEAQGGPLAPVLAGGAGVQTGLVLAFLASRVLGQYDPFGGPDRAGQLVLVAPNVVAAQRAMDVPGHDFRLWVCLHECTHRLQFTAVTWLRDYFADEVERLIGGLAGRDADGLSDLVGRLPDTIKQIGKGKAGGAGLAELLQSPSERAVFDRLLALSTLLEGHADFVMDAVGPRVVPSVELIRSRFTARRKGGGLIDRVLRSLLGVDAKLRQYEQGAKFTKHVVDAVGMDGFNAVWTSPNTLPTRAEISDPAAWVRRLHG from the coding sequence ATGGTCGACTGGTCCCTGGCCGCCTCGACGGGCGCCCTCCTGGTGCGTGGCGGTCCGGTGGTCGACCGCGAAGAGGCCGAAGAAGCCGTCGCCGAGCTACGTGACCTGACGAGCGAGGCCGAGGGGCACGTCCGCGAGCTGACCGGGCTCGGCCTCGACCTGCCGCTGCTGCCCGCCGAAGTCGTCGACAGGCCCGGCTGGGTCCGTTCGGCCGCGGCGGGGCTCGACGCGCTCACCGGTCGCGCGCTGCCGGAAGCGCAGGGCGGCCCGCTGGCGCCCGTGCTGGCCGGTGGCGCCGGCGTCCAGACCGGTCTGGTGCTCGCCTTCCTGGCTTCCCGCGTGCTCGGGCAGTACGACCCGTTCGGCGGGCCGGACCGCGCCGGGCAGCTGGTGCTCGTCGCGCCGAACGTGGTCGCCGCCCAGCGCGCGATGGACGTGCCGGGGCACGACTTCCGGCTGTGGGTCTGCCTGCACGAATGCACCCACCGGCTGCAGTTCACCGCGGTCACCTGGCTGCGCGACTACTTCGCCGACGAGGTCGAGCGCCTGATCGGCGGGCTCGCCGGACGCGACGCGGACGGGCTGAGCGATCTGGTCGGCCGCCTGCCGGACACCATCAAGCAGATCGGCAAGGGCAAGGCGGGCGGCGCCGGTCTCGCCGAGCTCCTGCAGTCGCCGAGCGAACGGGCGGTGTTCGACCGGTTGCTGGCCCTTTCCACGTTGCTGGAGGGGCACGCCGACTTCGTGATGGACGCCGTCGGACCGCGGGTGGTGCCGAGCGTCGAGCTGATCCGTTCGCGGTTCACCGCCCGGCGCAAGGGTGGCGGGCTGATCGACCGCGTCCTGCGCAGCCTGCTCGGCGTGGACGCGAAGCTGCGCCAGTACGAGCAGGGCGCGAAGTTCACCAAGCACGTCGTCGACGCCGTCGGCATGGACGGCTTCAACGCCGTGTGGACGTCGCCGAACACGCTGCCGACCAGGGCCGAGATCAGCGATCCGGCGGCCTGGGTGCGGCGCCTGCACGGGTGA
- the tilS gene encoding tRNA lysidine(34) synthetase TilS, which translates to MSGPHPAIAAVRAAVREFLTSASPREEVCVAVSGGADSLALTEAAAFTGARAGLKVRALVVDHGLQDGSAETAARAADTARELGADTAEVLKVRVEGAGGPEAAARRARYGALRSALPDGHGLVLLGHTLDDQAETVLLGLGRGSGPRSLAGMRPLDPPWGRPLLGVTRATTRRACEALGVDPWQDPHNEDPRFTRVRLRTEVLPLLEEVLSGGVAASLARTAAQLREDTEALDTLADEVHLRAFTGEGLDVAVLATEPPALRRRVLRRWLLDSGVRELTDAHLRSVDALVGNWRGQGGVWLPGDLVAKRAHGRLSLEAPQSTT; encoded by the coding sequence GTGAGCGGACCGCATCCGGCGATCGCGGCCGTGCGGGCGGCCGTGCGGGAGTTCCTCACGTCGGCGAGCCCTCGCGAGGAGGTGTGCGTCGCGGTCTCCGGCGGCGCGGACTCCCTGGCACTGACCGAAGCGGCCGCGTTCACCGGCGCCAGGGCGGGACTGAAGGTGCGGGCGCTCGTCGTCGACCACGGCCTCCAGGACGGCTCCGCCGAAACCGCCGCCCGGGCCGCGGACACGGCACGAGAACTGGGCGCCGACACCGCCGAAGTCCTGAAAGTGCGCGTCGAGGGCGCGGGCGGACCGGAAGCCGCCGCCCGCCGGGCCCGTTACGGGGCCCTGCGCTCGGCGCTGCCGGACGGGCACGGTCTCGTCCTGCTCGGTCACACCCTCGACGACCAGGCCGAAACAGTCCTGCTCGGCCTCGGCCGGGGTTCCGGGCCGCGCTCGCTCGCCGGGATGCGGCCGCTCGATCCGCCGTGGGGACGGCCGCTGCTCGGCGTCACCCGCGCCACGACCCGCCGCGCCTGCGAAGCGCTCGGCGTCGACCCGTGGCAGGACCCGCACAACGAGGACCCGCGGTTCACCCGTGTCCGGTTACGGACGGAAGTACTGCCCCTTCTGGAGGAGGTGCTGTCCGGAGGTGTCGCGGCGTCGCTCGCGCGCACGGCCGCGCAACTGCGCGAAGACACCGAGGCGTTGGACACACTCGCGGACGAGGTCCACCTGCGTGCCTTCACCGGCGAAGGGCTCGACGTCGCGGTGCTCGCCACCGAACCGCCCGCGCTGCGGCGACGCGTCCTCCGCAGGTGGCTGCTGGACTCCGGGGTCCGCGAACTCACCGACGCCCATCTGCGTTCGGTCGACGCGCTGGTGGGGAACTGGCGGGGTCAGGGCGGGGTCTGGCTACCCGGCGACTTGGTGGCCAAGCGGGCGCATGGCAGGCTCTCCCTCGAAGCACCCCAGTCCACCACCTAG
- the hpt gene encoding hypoxanthine phosphoribosyltransferase, with protein sequence MYEGEIASVLVTEQQINDKIAELAAQVAADYPADGPGSGQGDLLLVGVLKGAVMFMTDFARALPLPSQLEFMAVSSYGSATSSSGVVRILKDLDRDIAGRDVLIVEDIVDSGLTLSWLLKNLASRNPASLEVVSLLRKPEAVKVDVPVKYIGFDIPNEFVVGYGLDYAERYRDLPYIGTLDPHVYTS encoded by the coding sequence GTGTACGAAGGCGAGATCGCCTCCGTGCTCGTCACCGAGCAGCAGATCAACGACAAGATCGCCGAGCTGGCCGCACAGGTCGCCGCGGACTACCCGGCCGACGGCCCCGGCTCCGGGCAGGGAGACCTCCTGCTCGTCGGCGTGCTCAAGGGCGCGGTGATGTTCATGACCGACTTCGCCAGGGCGCTCCCCCTTCCCTCCCAGCTCGAGTTCATGGCGGTGTCCTCCTACGGCTCGGCGACGTCGTCGTCCGGCGTGGTGCGGATCCTCAAGGACCTCGACCGCGACATCGCCGGCCGCGACGTGCTCATCGTCGAGGACATCGTCGACTCCGGGCTGACCCTGTCCTGGCTGCTGAAGAACCTCGCGAGCCGGAACCCCGCTTCGCTGGAGGTCGTCTCGCTCCTGCGCAAGCCGGAAGCGGTCAAGGTCGACGTACCGGTCAAGTACATCGGGTTCGACATCCCGAACGAATTCGTAGTCGGATATGGCCTGGACTACGCGGAGCGTTACCGGGACCTGCCCTACATCGGCACCCTGGATCCGCACGTTTACACGTCCTGA
- a CDS encoding WXG100 family type VII secretion target, which produces MPPKHSADSYGESNTSGTPVQLGDNSEAANIVSSARGRSDGFDIGADRAITNPPNWESAPSSQDLWNQANLGNDPSTATAISQSWGAHGSKLSQASNDLYNAISELGSAWIGQGAAAAQGSLVAIANSGSQASEAAHTMSDRLQKQADAATKVKLMPKPTDYSPEKAMGQALAAGPVGMITDQKPLADQDKEVRAEQARFLEAYTKEMSEVDSSTPSFGPESLGMKPTATHNSASFSGVGNIAAGGLNSGAVSGTPVLAGTHGYGGAQGSGAAPIHAGPDSGVFSQAGYNPAANVPASGVAPGAGVASGAGAPMTPHAPASGGNGMGQALTAAGLGGALGYAGAKALGQGNKSGAKDTDSTDAAATEKGGPAQSAASQAVPQQGIVSSSGTIGGGPTPPMQGMGGGMGMGAHGAQAEQEEEHTHASFLIEPDPDDAFGANEATPPPVIGAWTEDDER; this is translated from the coding sequence ATGCCACCGAAGCACAGCGCCGACTCTTACGGCGAGAGCAACACCAGCGGCACGCCGGTCCAGCTCGGCGACAACTCGGAAGCCGCGAACATCGTGTCCTCCGCGCGGGGCCGTTCCGACGGGTTCGACATCGGCGCGGACCGCGCCATCACCAACCCGCCGAACTGGGAAAGCGCGCCGAGCAGCCAGGACCTGTGGAACCAGGCCAACCTCGGCAACGACCCCAGCACGGCGACCGCGATCAGCCAGTCGTGGGGCGCGCACGGCAGCAAGCTGAGCCAGGCGTCGAACGACCTCTACAACGCGATCTCCGAACTGGGCTCCGCCTGGATCGGGCAGGGCGCGGCGGCCGCGCAGGGTTCGCTGGTCGCCATCGCGAACTCGGGTTCGCAGGCCTCCGAGGCCGCGCACACGATGTCGGACAGGCTCCAGAAGCAGGCCGACGCCGCCACCAAGGTCAAGCTCATGCCGAAGCCGACCGACTACAGCCCCGAGAAGGCCATGGGCCAGGCGCTGGCGGCGGGCCCGGTCGGCATGATCACCGACCAGAAGCCCCTCGCCGACCAGGACAAGGAAGTGCGGGCGGAGCAGGCCAGGTTCCTCGAGGCCTACACCAAGGAGATGAGCGAGGTCGACAGCTCGACCCCGAGCTTCGGCCCCGAATCCCTCGGTATGAAGCCGACCGCTACGCACAACAGCGCTTCGTTCAGCGGTGTCGGCAACATCGCCGCCGGTGGCCTCAACTCCGGCGCCGTCTCCGGCACCCCCGTCCTCGCCGGCACGCACGGCTACGGCGGCGCGCAGGGCAGCGGCGCGGCCCCGATCCACGCCGGTCCGGACTCGGGCGTCTTCTCGCAGGCCGGTTACAACCCCGCGGCGAACGTCCCGGCCTCCGGTGTCGCGCCGGGTGCGGGCGTCGCCTCCGGCGCCGGTGCCCCGATGACCCCGCACGCCCCGGCGAGCGGCGGCAACGGGATGGGCCAGGCCCTCACCGCGGCCGGGCTCGGCGGCGCACTCGGCTACGCCGGTGCCAAGGCGCTCGGCCAGGGCAACAAGTCCGGCGCCAAGGACACCGACAGCACCGACGCCGCGGCCACCGAGAAGGGCGGGCCCGCGCAGAGCGCGGCGTCCCAGGCCGTGCCGCAGCAGGGCATCGTCTCCTCCAGCGGCACCATCGGTGGTGGCCCCACCCCGCCGATGCAGGGCATGGGCGGCGGCATGGGCATGGGCGCTCACGGCGCGCAGGCCGAGCAGGAGGAGGAGCACACGCACGCGTCGTTCCTCATCGAGCCCGACCCGGACGACGCCTTCGGCGCCAACGAGGCGACCCCGCCGCCGGTCATCGGCGCCTGGACCGAAGACGACGAACGCTAG